In a single window of the Etheostoma spectabile isolate EspeVRDwgs_2016 chromosome 3, UIUC_Espe_1.0, whole genome shotgun sequence genome:
- the porb gene encoding P450 (cytochrome) oxidoreductase b isoform X1, with amino-acid sequence MSDMATETSSYTEPAVDEEEPLVSNLDLFLFSLIVGLVIYWFMSRKKPEPIPEFKKLDTPAPTTRETSFIEKMKKTGKNIIVFYGSQTGTGEEFSNRLSKDAQRYGMKGMAADPEEYEMGELARLSEIKNSLAIFCMATYGEGDPTDNAQDFYDWLQENDDEDLSGLNYTVFALGNKTYEHYNAMGKYVDKRLEELGAKRIFDLGLGDDDGNLEEDFVSWREQFWPAVCEHFGVEASGDESSIRQYELKEHTDLNMNKVYTGEIGRLKSFEVQKPPFDSKNPFLAPVTVNRRLNKAGNRHLMHLELDITGSKIRYESGDHVAVFPTNDSALVNKLGEILGVDLDVVISLNNLDEESNKKHPFPCPTTYRTALTHYLDITQPPRTNVLYELAQYASDPKDQENMRKMASSSPEGKALYQSWVLGASRNILAILEDMPSLRPPVDHLCELLPRLQARYYSIASSSKVHPNSIHICAVVVEYETATGRINKGVATNWLKNKLITDNGHKSTVPMYIRKSQFRLPFKTTNPVIMIGPGTGIAPFMGFIQERGWLKQQGKEVGETVMFFGCRHKNEDYIYQEELEEAEKNGVLTQLNVAFSRDQEQKVYVQHLLKKNKEAIWKLIHSDNAHIYVCGDAKNMAKDVQTALHEIGEEQGGMTRTQATDYIKKLMTKGRYSQDVWS; translated from the exons AGCACCCACCACAAGAGAGACCAGTTTCATcgagaaaatgaagaaaacg GGCAAGAACATCATTGTGTTCTACGGCTCCCAGACGGGCACAGGAGAGGAATTTTCTAACAGACTGTCCAAAGACGCTCAGCGCTACGGCATGAAAGGAATGGCTGCTGATCCAGAGGAGTATGAAATG GGGGAGCTAGCGCGTTTGTCGGAGATTAAAAACTCCCTCGCCATATTTTGCATGGCCACCTATGGTGAAGGAGACCCAACAGACAACGCCCAGGACTTCTATGACTGGCTACAGgaaaatgatgatgaagatCTCTCTGGACTAAACTACACT GTATTTGCTTTGGGAAACAAGACATATGAACACTACAATGCAATGGGAAAATACGTTGACAAAAGGCTGGAAGAACTTGGGGCCAAGCGCATCTTTGACCTTGGTTTAGGAGATGACGATGGCAA TCTGGAAGAGGACTTTGTTTCATGGAGAGAGCAGTTCTGGCCGGCTGTCTGTGAGCACTTTGGAGTTGAAGCCTCAGGAGATGAATCAAG CATACGGCAGTACGAGCTAAAGGAGCACACCGACCTGAACATGAACAAAGTGTACACAGGAGAGATTGGCCGCCTGAAGAGTTTTGAGGTCCAAAAGCC gCCCTTTGATTCGAAAAACCCTTTCTTGGCCCCAGTTACTGTCAACCGCAGACTCAACAAAGCCGGTAATAGACATCTTATGCACCTGGAACTAGACATAACAGGCTCCAAGATCAG ATATGAGTCAGGAGACCACGTTGCTGTTTTCCCCACAAATGACTCTGCGTTAGTGAACAAGCTGGGAGAAATCCTTGGAGTGGACCTTGATGTGGTTATCTCTCTCAACAACCTTGATG agGAGTCCAACAAGAAGCACCCATTCCCCTGCCCCACCACCTACCGCACAGCCCTCACTCACTACCTGGACATCACACAGCCTCCTCGCACCAATGTCCTCTATGAGCTGGCACAGTACGCCTCTGACCCCAAAGACCAGGAGAACATGCGCAAGATGGCCTCTTCCTCACCTGAGGGCAAG GCACTCTACCAGAGTTGGGTGTTAGGTGCCAGTAGAAACATCCTCGCTATCCTGGAAGATATGCCTTCTTTGAGGCCTCCTGTTGACCACCTGTGTGAGCTGCTGCCTCGTCTCCAGGCTCGCTATTATTCCATCGCCTCCTCCTCAAAG GTTCACCCCAACAGCATCCACATCTGTGCCGTAGTGGTGGAGTACGAGACTGCAACAGGCCGCATCAACAAGGGAGTTGCGACCAACTGGCTGAAGAACAAACTAATCACCGACAATGGCCATAAGTCCACTGTTCCTATGTACATTCGCAAGTCTCAGTTCCGCCTGCCCTTCAAAACCACCAACCCAGTAATCATGATCGGCCCTGGGACAGGCATCGCTCCCTTCATGGGCTTTATCCAAGAAAGGGGCTGGCTCAAacaacaag GAAAGGAGGTTGGAGAGACGGTGATGTTTTTTGGCTGCAGACATAAGAACGAGGATTACATCTACCAGGAGGAGCTggaagaagcagagaagaaTGGAGTTCTAACACAGCTTAATGTTGCTTTCTCCAGAGACCAGGAGCAAAAG GTGTACGTGCAGCATCTCCTGAAGAAAAATAAGGAGGCCATCTGGAAGCTGATTCACTCAGACAACGCTCATATCTACGTCTGCGG GGATGCAAAGAACATGGCGAAGGATGTGCAGACAGCCCTGCATGAGATAGGAGAAGAACAGGGAGGCATGACACGCACGCAGGCCACTGATTACATCAAGAAACTGATGACCAAGGGACGCTACTCACAAGATGTCTGGAGTTAA
- the porb gene encoding P450 (cytochrome) oxidoreductase b isoform X2: MGCVFSLPEDRRDAAERAPTTRETSFIEKMKKTGKNIIVFYGSQTGTGEEFSNRLSKDAQRYGMKGMAADPEEYEMGELARLSEIKNSLAIFCMATYGEGDPTDNAQDFYDWLQENDDEDLSGLNYTVFALGNKTYEHYNAMGKYVDKRLEELGAKRIFDLGLGDDDGNLEEDFVSWREQFWPAVCEHFGVEASGDESSIRQYELKEHTDLNMNKVYTGEIGRLKSFEVQKPPFDSKNPFLAPVTVNRRLNKAGNRHLMHLELDITGSKIRYESGDHVAVFPTNDSALVNKLGEILGVDLDVVISLNNLDEESNKKHPFPCPTTYRTALTHYLDITQPPRTNVLYELAQYASDPKDQENMRKMASSSPEGKALYQSWVLGASRNILAILEDMPSLRPPVDHLCELLPRLQARYYSIASSSKVHPNSIHICAVVVEYETATGRINKGVATNWLKNKLITDNGHKSTVPMYIRKSQFRLPFKTTNPVIMIGPGTGIAPFMGFIQERGWLKQQGKEVGETVMFFGCRHKNEDYIYQEELEEAEKNGVLTQLNVAFSRDQEQKVYVQHLLKKNKEAIWKLIHSDNAHIYVCGDAKNMAKDVQTALHEIGEEQGGMTRTQATDYIKKLMTKGRYSQDVWS, from the exons ATGGGCTGTGTCTTCTCCCTCCCAGAAGACAGGAGAGATGCTGCTGAGAG AGCACCCACCACAAGAGAGACCAGTTTCATcgagaaaatgaagaaaacg GGCAAGAACATCATTGTGTTCTACGGCTCCCAGACGGGCACAGGAGAGGAATTTTCTAACAGACTGTCCAAAGACGCTCAGCGCTACGGCATGAAAGGAATGGCTGCTGATCCAGAGGAGTATGAAATG GGGGAGCTAGCGCGTTTGTCGGAGATTAAAAACTCCCTCGCCATATTTTGCATGGCCACCTATGGTGAAGGAGACCCAACAGACAACGCCCAGGACTTCTATGACTGGCTACAGgaaaatgatgatgaagatCTCTCTGGACTAAACTACACT GTATTTGCTTTGGGAAACAAGACATATGAACACTACAATGCAATGGGAAAATACGTTGACAAAAGGCTGGAAGAACTTGGGGCCAAGCGCATCTTTGACCTTGGTTTAGGAGATGACGATGGCAA TCTGGAAGAGGACTTTGTTTCATGGAGAGAGCAGTTCTGGCCGGCTGTCTGTGAGCACTTTGGAGTTGAAGCCTCAGGAGATGAATCAAG CATACGGCAGTACGAGCTAAAGGAGCACACCGACCTGAACATGAACAAAGTGTACACAGGAGAGATTGGCCGCCTGAAGAGTTTTGAGGTCCAAAAGCC gCCCTTTGATTCGAAAAACCCTTTCTTGGCCCCAGTTACTGTCAACCGCAGACTCAACAAAGCCGGTAATAGACATCTTATGCACCTGGAACTAGACATAACAGGCTCCAAGATCAG ATATGAGTCAGGAGACCACGTTGCTGTTTTCCCCACAAATGACTCTGCGTTAGTGAACAAGCTGGGAGAAATCCTTGGAGTGGACCTTGATGTGGTTATCTCTCTCAACAACCTTGATG agGAGTCCAACAAGAAGCACCCATTCCCCTGCCCCACCACCTACCGCACAGCCCTCACTCACTACCTGGACATCACACAGCCTCCTCGCACCAATGTCCTCTATGAGCTGGCACAGTACGCCTCTGACCCCAAAGACCAGGAGAACATGCGCAAGATGGCCTCTTCCTCACCTGAGGGCAAG GCACTCTACCAGAGTTGGGTGTTAGGTGCCAGTAGAAACATCCTCGCTATCCTGGAAGATATGCCTTCTTTGAGGCCTCCTGTTGACCACCTGTGTGAGCTGCTGCCTCGTCTCCAGGCTCGCTATTATTCCATCGCCTCCTCCTCAAAG GTTCACCCCAACAGCATCCACATCTGTGCCGTAGTGGTGGAGTACGAGACTGCAACAGGCCGCATCAACAAGGGAGTTGCGACCAACTGGCTGAAGAACAAACTAATCACCGACAATGGCCATAAGTCCACTGTTCCTATGTACATTCGCAAGTCTCAGTTCCGCCTGCCCTTCAAAACCACCAACCCAGTAATCATGATCGGCCCTGGGACAGGCATCGCTCCCTTCATGGGCTTTATCCAAGAAAGGGGCTGGCTCAAacaacaag GAAAGGAGGTTGGAGAGACGGTGATGTTTTTTGGCTGCAGACATAAGAACGAGGATTACATCTACCAGGAGGAGCTggaagaagcagagaagaaTGGAGTTCTAACACAGCTTAATGTTGCTTTCTCCAGAGACCAGGAGCAAAAG GTGTACGTGCAGCATCTCCTGAAGAAAAATAAGGAGGCCATCTGGAAGCTGATTCACTCAGACAACGCTCATATCTACGTCTGCGG GGATGCAAAGAACATGGCGAAGGATGTGCAGACAGCCCTGCATGAGATAGGAGAAGAACAGGGAGGCATGACACGCACGCAGGCCACTGATTACATCAAGAAACTGATGACCAAGGGACGCTACTCACAAGATGTCTGGAGTTAA